In the Brachyhypopomus gauderio isolate BG-103 chromosome 4, BGAUD_0.2, whole genome shotgun sequence genome, one interval contains:
- the selenop gene encoding selenoprotein Pa, with amino-acid sequence MMWTGPSLVLTLSLLAGCRAESETGGARCKPPPVWRLGETEPLQGSRGQITVVAYLQASULFCLVQASKLDDLRLRLDRKGYANITYMVVNSQDEASRRLHDLLQQRLSGNITLYAQSPEEPDVWQIANVMKDDFQIFDRCGRLTYHLSLPYTILSQPYVEEAIRNTYCNSICGDCAVENATQPVACNGTGELKPEEETPSTTEEETRNSHGHHGGHHRGHHHEGHHRGHHRGHQGGHHGRGEGHSHNGVPHQHGSQQQVVIGQAFIGQADTGQLDVGQVSQNTDLQVMQQPUNKRSRCKIQYMUQQGASFPASSUCUHURRLIGEQDRERPAALUQCEEPLSASUHUQGLAADDNHVRET; translated from the exons ATGATGTGGACAGGGCCCAGTCTTGTCCTGACTCTCTCCCTGCTCGCGGGCTGCAgggcagagagtgagacaggtggaGCCCGCTGCAAACCGCCGCCCGTCTGGCGCCTCGGGGAGACGGAGCCCCTGCAGGGCTCCCGGGGCCAAATCACCGTGGTGGCTTACCTGCAGGCTAGCTGACTGTTCTGTCTCGTGCAGGCGTCCAA ATTGGATGATCTGCGCCTGAGACTGGACAGAAAAGGCTACGCAAACATCACATACATGGTGGTAAACAGCCAGGATGAGGCGTCACGGAGACTGCACGACCTGCTGCAGCAGAGACTCTCTGGCAACATCACGCTGTATGCCCAGAGCCCCGAAGAGCCTGATGTTTGGCAAATAGCCAACGTAATGAAGGATGACTTTCAGATCTTTGACAG ATGTGGACGACTTACGTACCACCTGTCCTTACCCTACACCATCCTCAGTCAGCCATATGTGGAGGAAGCCATCAGAAACACCTACTGCAATAGTATCTGTGGAGACTGTGCAGTAGAG AACGCCACTCAACCTGTGGCATGTAACGGGACTGGTGAGCTTAAACCAGAGGAGGAAACACCCAGTACAACAGAAGAGGAAACAAGAAACAGCCATGGTCACCATGGAGGTCACCACAGAGGTCACCATCATGAAGGTCACCACAGAGGACATCACAGAGGTCACCAGGGAGGTCACCATGGCAGGGGAGAGGGGCACAGTCATAATGGTGTACCTCACCAGCATGGCTCCCAGCAGCAGGTTGTCATTGGCCAGGCCTTTATTGGTCAGGCCGACACCGGGCAGCTGGACGTAGGGCAGGTGTCCCAGAACACAGACCTGCAGGTCATGCAGCAACCTTGAAACAAGCGCTCAAGGTGCAAAATTCAGTACATGTGACAGCAGGGGGCGTCCTTTCCCGCCTCCAGCTGATGCTGACACTGACGACGGCTGATCGGGGAGCAGGACCGTGAGCGTCCCGCGGCTCTCTGACAGTGTGAGGAGCCTCTCTCTGCTTCCTGACACTGACAGGGGCTGGCGGCGGACGACAACCACGTCAGGGAGACCTGA